GAATTCTCAACCTTAAATGCTCCCGAGGGACTCCAACTCTCTAAGGTTCCACACAAACCCAAAAGTAACAAGCATTATGCAAACTTAGAGGGTAAATCCAATTTGGCCAGGTGGAATCACATATTTTGGTCTCCACACTTTATTTTCCCTCATTGAGATTCAGTTTTTaactttttatttctctttggaATATATGATTGCATATGTTATATATTTTTAAGCATTGATCCCACTCCTTGGAAAATTGAACCAGTGTTAATAGTATGATTTATATATGACTCAAACAAGGCATCTTATTTTCCTAACCTTTTGTATATTGGGTATCAACCATTACGAATCTACCATCATCAGGGATTAAACATGTTCTCCTACTTGCACAATGATTAGTCCCCAAAATGGCGAGCCATTACTATTAAAACCACATATGGAAAGATAAATGTACTTTCAAATAGTATGGGTACTATCAATTTATATCACGAGATGTGCTACAATTCGAAAAACATAAACGTATAAGTGCCAATTCTTcaagtagagctttgcacaatcaCTAAGTTTAACAAATTTCATCAACCATTTTTTGCCACAAAATGTCATACCAATTATAATGATGACACCAAACCAAAAAAGAAGAGCAAGCTTCGTCATACTATTTGTCGCGTATCGTGGAGATGAAACGTCATAGCAGTTATCCATTTATAGTACTACATATGTAACAACTCGGGTCTCCAGAGATGAAACTGATAGAAACTTCCACGTACATGCGGTTCCGCGTACACCCCTTCGATGTGTCTATACGTTTCCCAACAACAAACGACAATTCCGTGCGGAAGTGGTATCTATTCATGATACCGTTCTCCACTCTCCGGTCTCCGGTCATGAAACCGACAAATTTTCTCTTACCAATGATCCAATACACCTTTTCCGATGGTCAACCTTTTCTGACCATTGAAACGCCAAAAATCCTCACCGGTAATACCTAGATCCCCGCCGGTTAGCATGCACTATGCATttgttgctacttttttccaaCTACGTAAAACCCTAACTCTTGGATCGACGATTGGGGCCATTAAGTTGGACCGGAACACCACAAGAGCTTTGTACTGTGTAGAATACTCATGTGTATCTATCTAAAAACAGGAATGGAACTACATCAAAATGATTTGTTATGCTATATATTTATTATACTTATAATGACACCCTCTAATTAGCTAAAAATTAATGAATCGTCATCTAAGCACACACCAACCACCAATCTGCGGTCGGTTTCTCCCTGAATTTATGTGCATACGTCCATAGGGGCACGAGTGCTGCGCATCAGCATATTTGTACTGACAGGTATTACATAGTCTGGTGCACGGCAAACCTCTCCATGGACTGCATACACCCGGTGCACATGGTCCGGAGAGACAATTGTAAATGTGTATCCGGAACGTCATAACCTGGGACAGTCTCCTGGCCGTCTGATGAGTTGTGGACCTGGGCGAATGGACGGTCCGATGGAGCATCCTCCCTCTATATCAGTCCACCCGTCCTCTGACACAGGTACTTATCTCGTGGTTGCAGGCACAGACTACTCCCTTTCTCATTCTCTGCTTGTCCCCTCTCTGTCGCGAGTGTTCCTGCTGCCATTGCTCCGTTCCGTCCTCCGAGGCCGAGATGATTGCGGGAGGCTGCGCGTACTTCGGCAGGGAGCTGGCGGCCGCGGCCGGCTGGACGGCAGGAAGCTACTCCGCGAGCTCCCGCCTTGGCAGCGTCGCGTCCGCGCAGTACTTCGTCCACAACGACGGCGGTACTCCCTCAGCCGGTGCGGCAGCCGTCCCGGACGAGGGATCAGGCGTTTACGGTGCCATCGGGGGGATGGATCGTCGCACCAGCTTCGCCGGCTATGGCAGCGCCCCCCTGCCCATGGCGACGGCCGCGCCGGCTCGACCGCCGCTGCTCGCCAGAGCCAACGGACCGCTGATCAAAGCATCGTGGACGGACGAGGAAGATGAGTACGTACTAAATCGATCGGAACTAGAATCCTTTCTCTTGGTTCGTAGAGATTTTCTCCTGCAGCTTCAGTTTTGTTTCTTTGTGGTTCGTTTGCAGGATTCTGACGAAAGCAGTGCGGGAACATGCTGGCAACCAGCACCGGAAGTGGACGGCGATTGCCGAGCACCTCCCAGGGCGAACCGGGAAACAGTGCCGCGAGAGATGGGTTAACCACGTCGACCCCACCATTGAGGTAATATCGCCAGATCTTGGCTTCTTGCTGTATACTATAGGTCAGCAGCTTAATTTCAATGGGAATTCTGATCATCTAGTATGGCCGAGTGTGTCTACCGAGAGGGAATTTACTGGAAATAATAAATCTGGTTTATATACTTGCGAAACTTCGCTCCAAGTTTCGTCCCACACCATTAGGAAGTGGGTGTTAACTCCCGGATAAATAGTGTGTTGCATGTCTTTACTCTGATCAGTAAGTGCGCAATTAGTTTCTTCATCTAGCCCACTAATTGGTCAGCCAAGTAATTTTGGGTATAATTTGTTGACGAAAtttctgttgttgttgttgttgtattctGTTGCTGTTGTAAATAGAAGTAGAGCCCTCATATTAGCATTCTGAGATATGTACGGAAATTTGAGTTTAAATCCTGCAGATAAAAGGTGTCACTTGCACTTATGAAAATCCTTATTCCTAATTTCCATGTCTACGAAATGTTCAAATTCTCCGACACTAATTCATCACACCCAAGTAACTTTGTAATGATATATATTTGTGAAATTCTGGATGTTGTTTGTTCTGTCTCGTCTGAATTTGGTAGTCCCCACTTTAGCAATTTGGGATGTGTACAATTTTATTCATTCAATTCTATTAATAAAATATGTCACTTGCACAGTTGCACTAAGGAAAATTTGGCTAGCCTGAAAGTGTTGTAGTTCCAAGCCATTAATTGATCAACAAAGTAATTTTGTGATGCTATTTACTTGTAAAATTGGTGTTGCTGCTTATTGTGACTTGGTTGAATTTCTAAGGAGTTGATATTCATGCCCCCAAATTAGCATTTGAGATGTGGTATGAACGTTTTGCTTCAACTATATAAACCAAGAGTCTCACTTGCAATTATCAAAATTGGTTTTGGTGATACATAGATTCTTAGCATTTCATAGAGTTTTGTGACTTGGTTGATATTTGTCAAGAATCGATATTTATGCCCCTGGATTACAATTTGAGATGTGGTATGATTTTTTATTCCAGTTATCTAAATATATATGTCACTTGTATTTAACACCATTTTCTTTGCTGATACATAGATTCCTAAAATTTTACTCCCTCTGTCCTATGTCGTCAATTTGTCTAAATTTTGATGTATCTAGATGCGACATCCTTTTCGGGATGAAGGGAGTACTTTATTTATATATCAAGTTCCTACCATGGTTATTTATTCATCTAATATGTAAATGGAATAATGATGTCAATCCTATAAAAAAAATTAAGTTACATTTGCAGTTTTTAATCGATCTTGGTAATGGCATGTCTCTGAAGATTTTCGTGATTCTCGGCCGCAATTGATAAACCATGTACTTTTGTGTTGTTATTTAATTTACACATCTTTGTCTATGCTCCTGCCCCCAAATTACTATCTGAGACGTGCTACAAATTTTGAATTCAGTAATATAAATAGAAAATGCCATTTGCATTTAACATAATAGGCTTTGCCAACACAAGGTTCATGTAATTATGTGTTATTTGTTTGTGAAACTGTTCTCTTGTTTATTTGTGAATTGCTGCAACCTTGAGTTCTGTTGTATGGTACGGTGTTACGTGCTGTGTTTTGTTCAATTATACTCCTCCTATGGTCTGACAAGCTTGTTATGACACAAGTAATTAACTCACAAGTATTGCACACGTGCAGAAGAAAAGGTGGACCGAGGCGGAGGATATGGAGCTGATCGCGGCGCACCGGAGGTGCGGCAACCGCTGGTCAGCGATTGCCAGAAAGCTCTCCGGCCGTTCCGAGAACTCCGTGAAGAACCACTGGAACGCCACAATGCGTAGCCTAAAGGCCAAGCGCACGCTCAAGAAGCGGAACTGCGAGCAGCTACCTCCCGGCAAGCCCTCCCTCCTCGCCGACTACATCCGTAACCTCTACCCTGCCACCGAATGGCCACCAGCAGTGTTACCGGCGGcgaccgcgccgccgaccaagCCCGATCACCAAAATCATCCAGTTGGTCCAGACACCGGCATTGCCGCTGCGCCGCTGGCCTACGCCGCCCCGTCCATGGCTGGCATGTACTCCACAAACATGCAGCACTCCTGGGCACTGGACATGAACTCCGCGGCTGCCGGGTACCCGTACTACATCCCTCCCTACCCGCAGTTGAACTACCACCTGCCCTACGTCCCGCCTCCGACGCCAGCGCAGATGATCAAGGTGCAGGACCTGCAGGCGGCCGCGGCGTACGCGAGCACGAACGAGGTGAACCCGTTCGCTGACCAGCAGAACTGCCTGCAGCCGGAGGCGGAGATCGACCACGGGTTATCCACCAACGACACGATGGGCCAcgttggtggtggtggcggtggtgctaaCGACTGGTGCTACTTCAGCACCAACGGAGCTGGCCTGAGCCGTAGCATTAGCGGCGGTGGTCCAGGCGACATCGACGTGGTACAAATGGCCTCGAGGGAGTTTGAGGTGCTGGACCAGTACATGGCCACCCTCGACCATCTCACTCAGTTCAACTGAGAGGATTTGATCTAATCTGGAAGACTGTAAGCTGTATATTGTTGTAGTGTGGTGCGTTGTGCCTGTACTTTGGTCGATTTGAATTTTTCGTGACAGTACTATTCCCCGATCCATTTGGTGGAGAACCTTATGGTGTACTTCTATTTTACAGAATAAACATGTTGTACTTGTATTTGTACTTGACTAACCCATACATCCGTAGAAGCATCTCCGCTAGAGCTCTCCCAACAGGAAATCGGCGTCCCCGATAACACGGCATTGTACCACACGCTGCCCAGCAAACTGCTTGGCACTCCCACACTGGCCCCGAAACATAGGAGCCGATTTGGGAATGTCGAACCACGTCGAGTTGTTAGCATAAAACCACCACTTTTGCAGTTAAATCTTTATTTTGGTATCACTTTGTGTTTCGGGAGCAAACAATCATCAAATTTTGACGATATTTTCTCAAATAGCACTAAACCGTCTCTGAACTCGAATTGACACGATTTCTGCCTAGCCTGGCCCACTATCAGAGCTGATGTGGCAACAACTTGATGGCTCCCGGCACTGTCGTTAACAGGCGTTCACGGCGCGTGGGTCCCACCCACTTGTCGGTCGTTTAAGCGTGCGTTTTGGGAGACTGCCCGTTCAGTCGCGACCGTCCTCCCCACTctcactcctctctctctctctctctctctccctctctctctctctcttccagaGCTGCACCGCCAtggtccaccaccaccaccattcgtgCCGCCATGCCAAGCTGGAACGACAGCGAGAGCTCGACGGAGCAGCTGGATGTAAGCTTGGCCATCTCAATCTCTCTCATTTTCTTGGATCTAGGGTTCCGATTTGGGGATTTTGTTTCGTTGCTTCGATTTACACCTTGATTAAGGTCGtttttttgcaaaaaattgtCATTTAGGAGCTGACGGACATGGACTATGCTCCTGACACCTGAGGACATTGCATTTGGAGGATTATCTGTCGGCGGACCGCGTTGGCGCGTGCACAATTTGGAGCCGAACAGATGCGTGGCGTTTGAAGGGACGAACACCGGTAGGAGATTCCACGTGTGCTCCGTTGGTCATGTAAGCTTATGCCTCTGCTCTGTCCCATAGTTCCATTTTTCATTGCGGTAGAATAGATAATTTGCAGTAATGGTAGATATAATTTATATGTGTTGTGTTATAATGGATAGGTGTTGAATTTGCATGTCCCTGAGGTACATAATTGATATATGTTGTGTTATATATAATGGATGATATATTGATAGCAATATTTGCAGCAGGTGTTTAACTGTGGGTTTGTGGCCTAGGTGATGAATAGTGGCCAACTACTCTTCAAAACTCACTCGAAAGGTTGTAGTCAATGTACCATGAGTCCAGCAATACAAGAATAGATGAGAGCACTACTAGAAAAAAggcattcagtggcgcaccacatatagccatcagtggcgcactagtggtgcgccactgttatcacgccactgctaactcctagtagtggcgcactagtggtgcgccactactagccttgataatagtggcgcactgcatggtgcgccattgacatgtccagcagtgcgccactattacttcaaattggtgcgccactgttggtcagctgcagtgcgccactactgtctagacaaggtgcgccactgctagattttggggtgcgccactgcttcaGCGAGGTGctgcgccactgctgcgtgtgggCGTGCACCACTGCTGAagtgcctggtgcgccactgctagaattgtaggggatcacagggcagtgcgccactggagccagggcagtgcgccactgctacttagtggcagtgcgccactgatgggcaaccagtgcgccactgctacaatttcgattttttttgtatcctggcaggtatttatacaggttgtatatggtacaatagcacaatacaggatatataacacatataCACAACAGCACAGCTCatccatacatagttcttcacattagccccacatgattcacaagatttcacattagagaagttacgaggttacaatgcaagttacggggttacaaagtcgcaaatgaTTACACAAGATTgatcatctaaagtacaatcacatagaagagagctagagtcagtactagcaccatcccgatgatagtggtcttcatccggttcctcctccgctccctcctctctcccgccaaatagcgtgcgtatctatctccggcctccgctctagtggtgtaccctttgtagctgttaccgctaaaacggtgaacctgtctccgacactcctcccagtcgttgtagactccgggaaccttgcccttgtacacgacataccacgtcatatctgcacatatatgaacaagccaaagaaacattagtgcacgctcatagatgtttgcaacgaataagagcaaacacaaaaacgatccaagtagtatgaactaaatggaatgcctcatacattgttggtccaaacaaatatgaacatcccggtatggtgtcagcgaggccaggtaggatgcacaagagattgatatttgtgtcatcgcaccaggctcgctgGCGTCACCCCgaagtgtacagttgaccaaacattctaatcatcggcactaaaatggaagaaaggccaatgcaattaagaagtgccaactcaaataagagacaagtatctattatgaactaaatggaatgcctcatattttgttggtcggaacaagtattaacatttagagaaggggtaagcgaaaccaagtaggatgcacaagagattgatatttgtgtcatcgcaccaggttcactggcccctcctccaagtgtataggtgaccaaacattctaatcatcggcattctgaaaaaccaaagcaaatggaatgacgatggtctcatacattgttggtccaaacaaatatgaacatcccgggatggtgtcagcgaggccaggtaggatgcacaagagattgatatttgtgtcatcgcaccaggctcgctggcgtcaccccggagtgtacagttgaccgaacattctaatcatcggcactaaaatggaagaaaggccaatgcaatttggaagtgccaactcaaataagagacaagtagctcttatgaactaaatggaatgcctcatattttgttggtcggaacaaatatgaacatttagagaaggcgtcagtgaaaccaagtaggatggacaagagattgatatttgtgtcatcgcaccaggttcactggcccctcctccaagtgtataggtgaccaaacattctaatcatcggcattctgaaaaaccaaagcaaatggaatgacgatggcctcatacattgttggtcgaaataaatatgaacatcccgggatggcgtaagtgaggccaggtaggatgcacaagagattgatacttgtgccatcacaccaggctcacttgcgtcaccccggggtgtacagttgaccgaacattctaatcatcggcattctgaaaaaccaaagcaaatggaatgacgagggcctcatacattgttggtcaaaacaaattttaacattcagggatggagtaagcgaggctaggtaggatgcacaagacatggatatttgtgccatcacaccaggctcgcttgctccacccccgagtgtacaagtgaccaaccattctaatcatcggcatatgcaaacaaaattaacgaccaaataaagtgcggaaaacgacagagccatatatataagttcacaaacatagccgaactagtaattaaacagacatgcaagtaaagtgcttgacaaggtatcaactcgtcaatgcctatggattgtaggctagggtttagttggaagtagagggtaagtagatctcgaaggtttcagccggaaagtactcgacgaatatgaaaactagggtttgcagacaatgattcaatTCCCTTTTCGTCCCTCgcttccccctttatataggaggtggagccgagggattcgtgctatacaagttacagagtccgggacggtttctaactcatcccgccagattacaaataacacttcctattacaactcttgactttccttgatatatcttgggctcccgaatcttcttattcttcgggtagtgggccttcagtaaaccccgggtactatcttcggcaggcccatttgggatgcctatgtcagtagcccccgagattttgcttgaatcgtagaatcagggaaaatctccactgtttatttttattcgaaagccttaacttttttatatttcttcacataagattctatattgtacagggataatggtagttggggctagttcatctgacggatcaggtactagttaactgctctagtggcaatccgcaaaaacctacttcaaaatcacgtccctggacatgatctcgggatactggtgtaaacttcgacaggtgccgcttaaggtcttaccattctgtcgagtcccagtcaaatttatcgggtacctaacgcgtccgttaggatttttcttcgtatctgttgatacggataaaagtagcagagcgcagtcttcggcgatgccacgcccagcagaacggatctggggtcttaccttcgcaaatttgcggcattcagaaattgatcgcaacttcggcgttctgagaatatattgtcgagtgcttttccggctgttggaatggcacattttatcgagtcaaatatgacttatactgctctcccgatgggagtatatgtagagttaactacaactcgaaatatactctcttgcttttctatttttcctttgttaatttcatcgggcacgcgtacagcgttcccgatgggagtagcccccgaggctacagccaagaacttgtgcttggttgtaggctcaacattttagtccaccttgtcgctatattgtcattatttctcaatatgatctttttcttcttcttctttttttttttttttacccctcgggtgcgcgaacagcgctcccgatgggagtagcccccgaggctacagccaagaacttgtacttggttgtaggctccgcaatttctatattgtcatagtcgaatttttattttttgtcgaagtagcccccgagcatttggggaaaaacttgtttttgatcaaaggctcccgaagtattaaataattcttcctgtcgccaatcttctttaacttttcttatcgacatgcttcccttaaccaaatttacttcatccctctcgaatagtcgtgatctttctgccctgtgggtccattgcttccaccacgttgacacgtcgtgcaagtgggggacacacgtcctccgctttttctggcgcacgtacagtaacgcctatctcagtaaaaatacctttttacccttgtatctagaagatctattctcaccatacgatttcttcatccaacggcacactgcttcacccgattcttatataaacctttcttcaacctccgttcatcccctcgcttgcgccgctcacctgttcctcttcgcaaaacttctcctgcgcccaatcTCTCTCTGATTttccgcactcacacacattgctcTGTCATTGCCATTAATGCCACCGCgtgcgcgtctgactcgccacagcactccggaatccaagatggccgccgaggatcttgagtgggagagatccaaaatctccaaccaagacaccaacatgctgaagaggcttggcctcatgaagaaggaggacgccatccgcttccctagcgaagaaagctaccccaagcctccaatggagtatcgggttagttttgttgatcatctcatccgtggcctctcgaccccaatccacgatttcctccgcggtcttctttttgtttatgggattcaattgcaccaattgactcccaattccatccttcacatttctattttcatcacactttgcgaatgcttcctcggaatccctcccaattgggctctgtggaaacgcatcttctgcctccgccgcaatggctcccacaacgtcacttataacataggtggcgttgttatctgtgttcgcactgatgtcgactatttcgacgtcaaatttcctgattctgtccaaggatggcgcaaaaagtggctctacattcacgaagaaagcgccaactccgttgagcacaacatagttcctttcgacggaagtgccaaaattcagcgccgtcgctcctgggatgccgaagtttccgaggaagagaaaaaggcgacagaggcgctcatgtctcgtattcgccagcttcaaaatactcgaggcaaagagctttctggtgttcaaatcactgcctatttccttaggattagagtgcagcctcttcaggctcgcaaaaatcccctttggacatattctggtaaaaatgacgccaacagaatctccggtgatctttccaccaaggacttggagaagttgattcgaagactttctcgcctgggtaaagacccaattccttcctcttgtcgcgtggaaccgtacagctccgccaatccactccccgaggtattttgtcttgccgagtttttaccttattttacactttctctgcacctcattatattgtcatctcttttaattttccttctggtca
This Lolium perenne isolate Kyuss_39 chromosome 1, Kyuss_2.0, whole genome shotgun sequence DNA region includes the following protein-coding sequences:
- the LOC127330846 gene encoding uncharacterized protein; its protein translation is MIAGGCAYFGRELAAAAGWTAGSYSASSRLGSVASAQYFVHNDGGTPSAGAAAVPDEGSGVYGAIGGMDRRTSFAGYGSAPLPMATAAPARPPLLARANGPLIKASWTDEEDEILTKAVREHAGNQHRKWTAIAEHLPGRTGKQCRERWVNHVDPTIEKKRWTEAEDMELIAAHRRCGNRWSAIARKLSGRSENSVKNHWNATMRSLKAKRTLKKRNCEQLPPGKPSLLADYIRNLYPATEWPPAVLPAATAPPTKPDHQNHPVGPDTGIAAAPLAYAAPSMAGMYSTNMQHSWALDMNSAAAGYPYYIPPYPQLNYHLPYVPPPTPAQMIKVQDLQAAAAYASTNEVNPFADQQNCLQPEAEIDHGLSTNDTMGHVGGGGGGANDWCYFSTNGAGLSRSISGGGPGDIDVVQMASREFEVLDQYMATLDHLTQFN